The region ACTTCTTAATAGGAATGATGTTGTTTATGTACATCTTAAGGGACCAGACGAACCAGGGCATGATGGCGATAAAAAGAGGAAGGTTATGTCTATAGAGACTATAGATAGATACTATATTCAACCCCTCATAAAATCCGTCGATTTAAATAATGTCGTAGTAATAGTAACATCAGATCATTGCACACCCCCAGAACTAAAAGCACATAGTGGTGATGCCGTTCCATTCATAGTAGCACACAAACGTTTAAAGAAATTCGATGAATTTACTAGATTTACAGAAGCAGAATGCTGTACTAAAGGATCGTTTGGAGTTTTCGAAAACGGATATATGGTTTTAAGCAAAATATTTAGTTTGCTAAAGTAGACAACAATTAGATGATGTTTGCACCTCCTATCTGAATAATGATGAACGGTAAGAGTACTGAAGAAAGGTGGTGGAGTGAGAATATGGGATACGTTATAGGGGTTGATATAGGAGGTACATGGATTAGAATAGCACTAGCTTCAAAAGATGGCTCTATAACCAAGAGATACACTATGTCAACTCCTAGGGAAGGAGATAGATACACAATTGCAAACACTATAGCTGAGATAATTTGGAATAGATTTTCTGGTTATGTTCAAGATATCGAGGCTATCGGTATAGGTACAGCGGGACCTCTAGATCTACCTAAAGGTACTGTAATAGGAGCACCTAATATACCTATACATGTGTTTGAATTAGGTAAACCGCTTATAGAGGAATTCAAAAAACCTGTGATTGTTGCAAATGACTGTATTGCTGCTGTATGGGGGGAAAAGCTATTTGGTTTAGGTCGAGACAAAAGCAACATAGTTTACATAACTTTGAGTACAGGTATAGGAGGTGGGATCATTGTAAACGATATACTACTTTTGGGTAAAATGGGTAACGCGCACGAAGTAGGACATATGGTTATAGATGTTGAAGGTAGAATGGAATGTGGCTGCGGTGGCAGAGGTCATTGGGAAGCCTATGCGGGTGGCGCAAATATTCCGAGATTTGCTTCAAACATTATAAGGGATTCCGAACTAGATGTTGAAGAGAAAGGTTCACCAATATATAGAGCGTTTATCGAGCAAAAACTAACGTCTGAGATGATATACAGAGAAGCATCTAAAGGCGATAAACTTGCTCTCAAGATTGTTAATGAAATCAATAAATACAATATTGCTGGATTCGAAAACGTAATAAATGCTTACGATCCGGAGATAGTTACTGTTGGAGGCGCTATAGCGCTTAAGAATCCTCAAACACTTGTTGTTGAGCCTATAAGAAGGGGTATCGAGAATTCGAAAGGCGTGGTCACGCATAGACCAAGAATAGAATTGACATCTCTCGGAGAAGATATAGTGCTAATAGGAGCGGTAGCATTAGCTGTAAATCCTCCAAGAAACCTCATTTCTATGCTGAAATATCTAGAACAACTGTAGGATCATGAGGACGATAAATGTTAATCCAGAACTAGACCTCGAGCTACTTTTTTATCCGTCTTTTGTATCACCATTACTTGATATATGTAGAGACAAAGTAAAGAAACGTTGGGGTAATTGTGCAGGACTCGTAATAGAAAAAAATAACGATAAAATTAAGCTATATCATAGTAATACAGAATGTCTAGAATATGCAGAAGAAATTCTAGGTCTATGGTCTCTACCAAAACGTATAGCATCTAATGTTAGTAGAAGATATAGAGATGTTGTTGAAAGACTTGTTGAAAAATATGAATGGTTTGGTATAGCTACATCTTCTCAAGACGATGTAGAAATATTTTCATCCATAATTTTATCCAAAAACACAAACTTTCACTCAAATGTTGTTAGATGGATTAGAAATGTATTAGAGGGGTATGATTGTATATCTGCTTTATTAAATATTGGTATGAGAGAAGTCTCAGAATATATTGGCAAAAGCTACCAGATCTATGAACTAATAAATGTTCTAAGGATATACATGAAATTAAGAGACAATATTCTATCTCTAAACGATGTATATTTACTCAAAAAGCTTCTGTTAGGT is a window of Ignisphaera sp. DNA encoding:
- a CDS encoding ROK family protein, which encodes MGYVIGVDIGGTWIRIALASKDGSITKRYTMSTPREGDRYTIANTIAEIIWNRFSGYVQDIEAIGIGTAGPLDLPKGTVIGAPNIPIHVFELGKPLIEEFKKPVIVANDCIAAVWGEKLFGLGRDKSNIVYITLSTGIGGGIIVNDILLLGKMGNAHEVGHMVIDVEGRMECGCGGRGHWEAYAGGANIPRFASNIIRDSELDVEEKGSPIYRAFIEQKLTSEMIYREASKGDKLALKIVNEINKYNIAGFENVINAYDPEIVTVGGAIALKNPQTLVVEPIRRGIENSKGVVTHRPRIELTSLGEDIVLIGAVALAVNPPRNLISMLKYLEQL